One stretch of Rosistilla oblonga DNA includes these proteins:
- a CDS encoding TIGR03936 family radical SAM-associated protein, with protein sequence MTRARYHIRFSKTGPLRWISHRDLLRLWERLFHRIDLKLAMSEGFHPKPRMNFPSALALGTASLDELLELELTEPLDPQELGQRLQADQQPGLGILQVTAVPEGSAKAKLKSTTYNLPIPESDRAALLAEIEALRSRDTIEIKRKDKTLVFSLAAEIEHLAVEDGVLVFRCTPDQGASLRPTDLIQELKITHVTDSGQFLTRTRVELEHEFESSRCVTGQMTS encoded by the coding sequence ATGACACGAGCGCGGTACCACATCCGCTTTTCGAAAACCGGCCCCTTGCGATGGATCAGCCATCGCGACCTGCTGCGATTGTGGGAACGCTTGTTCCACCGCATCGATCTGAAGCTGGCGATGTCCGAAGGCTTTCACCCCAAGCCGCGGATGAACTTCCCCTCGGCGCTCGCGCTCGGCACGGCAAGCCTCGACGAACTGCTCGAACTGGAACTTACCGAACCGTTGGATCCCCAAGAACTGGGCCAGCGGCTGCAAGCGGACCAACAGCCCGGTTTAGGAATTTTGCAAGTAACTGCGGTTCCCGAGGGCTCAGCTAAGGCAAAGCTGAAGTCAACAACGTACAATCTGCCCATTCCCGAATCCGATCGGGCGGCTCTACTCGCAGAGATCGAGGCGCTGCGCAGCCGTGACACGATCGAAATAAAGCGGAAAGACAAGACATTGGTGTTCAGTCTTGCAGCGGAGATCGAACACCTGGCGGTAGAAGATGGCGTGCTCGTTTTTCGCTGCACGCCGGATCAAGGCGCATCGCTGCGACCAACCGACCTGATCCAAGAATTGAAGATTACACACGTTACCGACAGTGGCCAGTTTCTGACGCGAACGCGCGTCGAACTGGAACACGAATTTGAATCATCCAGATGCGTCACGGGGCAGATGACCAGTTAG